The following proteins are co-located in the Mus pahari chromosome 14, PAHARI_EIJ_v1.1, whole genome shotgun sequence genome:
- the Spata32 gene encoding spermatogenesis-associated protein 32, producing the protein MGVTGIRAFPCCGKDSVDVVERQSDHHHHHTHEEKEDEDTELEEELPRTEPPPKVDPELGPVPQLEDMEPELPSKLTPETEGDSNPESPEQQNYRIESLKPYEEELMDTNDFRPWGFNVHSANEEEEMHGPYRSIPVQTSSHLFWSNKLIQASEHSLQKALEKHHKSPQEKSVSISQVYTESTQLPSSPQVSRPTTPTAIGLADLINFASSLAVASSSNMALPNLENMIKGTSEKSQNTSLDFCQPVQAIKFAQATQITQISSEKQDQSPKNMAHKSWTQETRNVACSYLDINQAGLKTATIQGEVKLVQTPITSPQLQEAKEDSVPGTKKGNPLLLKIHFKLSSPSAPEK; encoded by the exons ATGGGGGTGACAG GTATCAGAGCATTTCCCTGCTGTGGCAAGGATTCAGTGGACGTTGTGGAAAGACA GAGtgaccatcaccaccaccataccCACGAAGAAAAAGAGGATGAAGATACAGAG CTGGAAGAGGAGTTACCAAGGACGGAGCCCCCACCCAAAGTGGACCCAGAGCTAGGTCCAGTACCACAGCTGGAGGACATGGAGCCAGAATTACCCTCTAAACTCACACCTGAGACTGAAGGAGACAGCAACCCTGAAAGCCCGGAGCAGCAGAACTACAGGATCGAGTCCCTCAAGCCCTATGAAGAAGAGCTGATGGACACAAATGACTTCAGGCCCTGGGGCTTCAATGTGCACTCAGCCAACGAGGAGGAGGAGATGCATGGCCCGTACCGATCCATCCCTGTGCAGACCTCTAGTCATCTTTTCTGGTCAAACAAGCTGATCCAGGCGTCGGAGCACAGTCTACAGAAGGCCTTAGAAAAACATCACAAGAGCCCCCAGGAGAAGTCCGTCTCCATATCccaggtctacacagaaagtACCCAACTGCCGTCCAGCCCCCAAGTGTCTCGCCCCACCACGCCCACAGCCATCGGCCTGGCCGATCTGATCAACTTCGCATCGTCCCTGGCCGTAGCCTCCTCCAGCAACATGGCCTTGCCTAACTTAGAGAACATGATCAAAGGAACATCTGAGAAGTCGCAGAATACCTCTTTAGACTTTTGCCAGCCTGTCCAGGCCATCAAGTTTGCCCAGGCTACCCAGATCACCCAGATATCCTCAGAGAAGCAAGATCAGTCCCCCAAAAACATGGCTCACAAATCTTGGACTCAGGAAACCAGGAACGTAGCTTGCTCTTACCTGGATATTAACCAGGCAGGGCTCAAGACAGCTACCATCCAAGGGGAAGTGAAATTAGTCCAGACACCAATCACATCCCCTCAGCTTCAGGAAGCCAAAGAGGA